The Flavobacterium sp. HJ-32-4 genome contains a region encoding:
- a CDS encoding energy transducer TonB, giving the protein MSQPSIFDRGWLNVVFEGRNKSYGAYQLRRQSGKTTLLAFSAALLLSASFAGIPALASKIWNDTPIELPPTPLDKPHVVVFRPIDYKRLKFEEKRESGKKLVAETKPERRFTKMTPSHEPDPADPPTVEELRNATIGSETTTGNPSGGDNAPAGGGGTGTTDGPPAIDIPVENTPMLTGALERSPEFPGGIQKFYEYVSKNFRVPEENTGRVQVIVSFVVEKDGALTDVKVLRNPGYGLDKEAIRVLRGLKTKWSPGIYKGQKVRTLYTLPIVVTPAG; this is encoded by the coding sequence ATGTCACAACCAAGCATCTTCGACCGGGGTTGGCTGAATGTCGTCTTTGAAGGACGCAACAAAAGCTACGGCGCTTACCAACTCCGCCGCCAAAGCGGCAAAACCACCCTCCTGGCCTTTTCTGCCGCCTTATTGCTGTCCGCCTCGTTTGCAGGTATCCCGGCACTCGCCTCCAAAATCTGGAATGATACGCCTATCGAACTCCCTCCTACACCGCTCGACAAACCACACGTGGTGGTCTTCCGCCCCATCGACTATAAACGCCTGAAGTTCGAGGAAAAACGCGAGTCGGGCAAAAAGCTGGTCGCCGAAACCAAACCCGAGCGACGATTCACCAAAATGACGCCGAGCCACGAGCCCGATCCGGCGGACCCGCCGACCGTAGAAGAACTACGAAACGCGACAATCGGCAGCGAAACGACCACCGGCAATCCGAGCGGTGGCGACAACGCACCGGCAGGTGGGGGTGGCACGGGTACTACAGACGGTCCGCCTGCGATCGACATACCGGTTGAAAACACGCCTATGCTGACCGGTGCCCTTGAGCGCAGCCCCGAGTTCCCGGGTGGCATCCAGAAATTTTATGAATATGTGAGTAAGAATTTCCGCGTACCTGAAGAAAACACCGGTCGCGTGCAGGTCATCGTCTCCTTCGTGGTAGAAAAAGACGGCGCGCTGACAGATGTAAAGGTGTTGCGGAATCCGGGCTACGGACTCGATAAAGAAGCGATTCGCGTGCTCCGCGGACTCAAGACCAAATGGAGTCCCGGCATCTACAAAGGCCAGAAAGTACGCACCCTCTATACCCTGCCAATTGTCGTAACACCGGCGGGATAA
- a CDS encoding MFS transporter, whose product MTNRQKLRLLFSLPVVVAALGYFVDIYDLLLFGIVRVPSLQDLGMDVDKAGTLILNFQMTGLLLGGILWGVLGDRKGRLSVLFGSILVYSVANVACGFLPQIPIADKVMVYAVLRFIAGLGLAGELGAGITLVSESLPTELRAIGTSLVAGFGLLGAVVAQLTVELAGSWTTAYFIGGGLGLALLLLRVGVLESGLFKQLAHENTVSRGNFFAFFTHRDRFLRYLRCIAIGLPTWFCVGILAMMANQFGPVFGISDIAPGKAIMWTYVGISAGDFASGFISHALRSRKKAILYMILATAVGVVLLLSGVAKTANAYYGFYVWLGLTTGYWAMFVTVAAEQFGTNIRNTATTTVPNMVRGLVPVMLMGFDFFKPGYGVITAAALVGVIVFALGIVSVTTIPETHGRDLDFTE is encoded by the coding sequence ATGACCAACCGCCAAAAACTCCGCCTTCTCTTCAGCCTCCCCGTCGTCGTGGCCGCACTCGGCTACTTCGTCGATATCTACGACCTCTTGTTATTCGGCATCGTACGCGTACCCAGCCTGCAGGATCTCGGTATGGACGTCGACAAAGCCGGCACCCTCATCCTCAATTTCCAGATGACCGGATTGCTGCTGGGCGGCATCCTCTGGGGCGTACTCGGCGACCGCAAAGGACGCCTGTCCGTGCTTTTCGGATCCATTCTCGTCTACTCGGTGGCGAACGTCGCCTGCGGCTTCCTCCCCCAAATCCCCATCGCCGATAAAGTGATGGTATACGCCGTGTTGCGGTTCATCGCCGGACTCGGCCTCGCCGGTGAACTCGGGGCCGGCATCACCCTTGTATCCGAAAGCCTGCCAACAGAACTGCGCGCCATCGGCACTTCGCTCGTCGCCGGATTCGGACTCCTCGGCGCTGTCGTAGCCCAGCTCACCGTTGAACTCGCCGGAAGCTGGACCACTGCCTACTTCATCGGAGGTGGCCTCGGCCTCGCCCTCCTGTTGCTGCGCGTCGGTGTACTCGAAAGCGGGCTGTTCAAACAACTTGCTCACGAAAACACCGTATCACGCGGCAACTTCTTCGCCTTTTTTACCCATCGCGACCGCTTCCTGCGCTACCTGCGGTGCATCGCCATCGGCCTGCCTACCTGGTTCTGCGTCGGCATCCTCGCCATGATGGCCAACCAATTCGGTCCCGTGTTCGGCATCAGCGACATCGCGCCGGGCAAAGCCATTATGTGGACGTACGTCGGCATCTCAGCCGGTGATTTCGCCAGCGGCTTCATCTCACATGCCCTCCGCTCACGCAAGAAAGCCATACTATATATGATTCTCGCCACCGCTGTCGGCGTAGTGTTGTTATTATCCGGAGTAGCGAAAACCGCCAATGCGTATTATGGCTTCTACGTGTGGCTCGGACTCACCACCGGCTACTGGGCCATGTTCGTGACCGTCGCCGCCGAACAGTTCGGCACCAACATCCGCAATACGGCGACGACCACCGTACCCAACATGGTCCGCGGACTCGTACCCGTCATGCTCATGGGGTTCGATTTCTTCAAACCCGGATACGGCGTCATCACCGCAGCCGCCCTCGTCGGCGTGATCGTATTCGCCCTTGGCATCGTATCGGTCACCACCATCCCCGAAACCCACGGCCGCGATTTGGATTTTACGGAATGA
- the lipA gene encoding lipoyl synthase, with amino-acid sequence METILDTPKLPTGKPKWLRVKLPIGQKYTELRGLVDKYKLNTICTSGSCPNMGECWGEGTATFMILGNICTRSCGFCGVKTGRPETVDWDEPEKVARSIKIMNIKHAVITSVDRDDLKDMGSIIWYETVRAIRRMNPNTTLETLIPDFQGNERMIDRIIAADPEVVSHNMETVRRLTREVRIQAKYDRSLGVLKYLKEKGIRRTKSGIMLGLGETEEEVIQTMRDLRDANVDIVTIGQYLQPSKKHLPVKEFITPEQFAKYETLGKEMGFRHVESGALVRSSYHAEKHIL; translated from the coding sequence ATGGAAACCATTCTCGATACCCCCAAACTTCCCACCGGTAAACCCAAATGGCTGCGTGTAAAACTGCCGATTGGGCAGAAATATACTGAACTGCGTGGACTCGTAGATAAGTACAAACTCAACACCATCTGCACCTCGGGCAGTTGTCCCAATATGGGCGAATGCTGGGGTGAAGGCACCGCAACCTTCATGATCCTAGGTAACATCTGCACCCGTTCGTGCGGATTCTGCGGTGTCAAGACCGGTCGCCCCGAAACCGTCGATTGGGACGAGCCTGAAAAGGTCGCCCGCTCGATCAAGATCATGAACATCAAGCATGCCGTGATCACCAGCGTAGACCGCGACGACCTAAAAGATATGGGCTCGATTATCTGGTACGAAACCGTACGCGCCATCCGCCGGATGAACCCCAATACCACCCTCGAAACCCTTATCCCCGATTTCCAGGGTAACGAACGCATGATCGACCGCATCATAGCCGCCGATCCGGAAGTCGTTTCCCACAACATGGAAACGGTCCGCCGCCTGACGCGTGAAGTCCGTATACAAGCGAAATACGACCGTAGCCTCGGCGTATTGAAATACCTCAAGGAAAAAGGCATCCGTCGCACCAAATCGGGCATCATGCTCGGACTAGGTGAAACCGAGGAAGAAGTCATCCAGACCATGCGTGACCTCCGCGACGCAAATGTCGACATCGTCACCATCGGCCAATACCTACAACCGAGCAAGAAACACCTGCCCGTTAAAGAGTTCATCACGCCCGAACAATTCGCCAAATACGAAACCCTCGGAAAAGAAATGGGCTTCCGCCATGTTGAGAGCGGCGCGTTGGTGCGGAGTTCCTATCATGCGGAAAAACACATTTTATAG
- the gap gene encoding type I glyceraldehyde-3-phosphate dehydrogenase, which translates to MIKIAINGFGRIGRTLFRLLLDHPSIEVVAINDLADARTMAHLLKYDSIHGILPVDCSAEEHALVVNGKRIPFFSEKNIADLNWGALSVDIVVESTGKYKTYDELHAHIRSGARKVLLSAPSETDRIKTVVLGVNEHILEGTEEIVSNASCTTNNAAPMIKVIDTLCGIEQAYITTVHSYTTDQSLHDQPHRDLRRARAASQSIVPTTTGAAKALTRIFPKLEGKIGGGGIRVPVPDGSLTDITCYVRTAVSIDELNAAFRAACEGELQGIMAYTEDPIVSVDILGNHHSCLFDSQLTSVIDKMVKVVGWYDNEVGYSARLIDLILYFKQQGLTTR; encoded by the coding sequence ATGATCAAAATCGCCATCAACGGTTTCGGACGCATCGGCCGCACGCTCTTCCGCCTCTTGCTTGACCATCCGTCGATTGAAGTAGTCGCCATCAACGACCTCGCCGACGCCCGGACCATGGCGCATCTCCTGAAATACGACAGCATCCATGGCATATTGCCAGTTGACTGCAGCGCCGAAGAACACGCATTGGTCGTCAACGGCAAACGTATTCCGTTCTTCAGCGAAAAAAATATCGCCGACCTCAACTGGGGCGCGCTTTCCGTAGACATTGTGGTGGAATCGACCGGAAAATACAAGACCTACGACGAGTTGCACGCACACATCCGTTCAGGAGCCCGGAAAGTGCTCTTGTCGGCACCCTCCGAAACCGACCGCATCAAAACCGTCGTATTGGGGGTGAACGAACACATACTCGAGGGCACGGAGGAAATTGTATCGAATGCATCGTGCACGACCAATAACGCCGCCCCGATGATCAAAGTCATCGATACCTTATGTGGCATCGAGCAGGCCTACATCACGACGGTGCACTCTTACACCACCGACCAGAGCCTGCACGACCAACCCCACCGCGACCTGCGACGGGCGCGGGCGGCCTCCCAATCCATTGTACCTACCACCACCGGCGCGGCCAAAGCCCTAACCCGCATCTTTCCCAAACTCGAAGGCAAGATTGGCGGCGGTGGCATACGCGTTCCGGTGCCCGATGGTTCCCTCACCGATATCACCTGCTACGTCCGTACGGCGGTTTCGATCGACGAACTCAACGCCGCCTTTCGCGCAGCCTGTGAAGGGGAACTGCAGGGCATCATGGCCTATACAGAAGACCCTATCGTGTCGGTCGACATTCTGGGCAATCACCACTCGTGCCTGTTCGACAGCCAGTTGACATCCGTAATCGATAAAATGGTGAAGGTAGTGGGTTGGTACGACAATGAGGTCGGCTATTCCGCCCGCCTTATTGACCTCATCCTGTATTTTAAGCAACAAGGTCTTACGACCCGATAG